The Hyalangium gracile DNA segment GCCTCCGAGCTCTCATCGGCTTCCTGGGAGGTTGAGGTGCGGCACATCCGCAAGGGGCCAGAGCCGCAAAGCCTCCTGGCGTATCGGCAGACGGAGGGGGCCTCCTACGATGGCCTCCCTCAAGAAGCCAAGGACGACATCCGTGCACAGCTCGCGCGGGAGCAGGGCTTCCTCTGCTGCTACTGCATGCAGCGCATCACGCCGGATCTCCATGGAATGAAGATCGAGCACTGGGCGCCGCAGGGAGATCCCGCTACCCGGCATCGACAGCTCGACTGGAAGAACCTTCTTGGCGCCTGCAGGGGCAACGAAGGTCAGCCCCTGCGAGCCCAACACTGTGACACGCGGAAAGGCGACATCCCGTTGACGGTGAACCCGAGCGATGAGCGCTGCGAGCAGCTCGTCCGGTTCCTCGCGGACGGCTCCATCGAGTCTGGCACTCCTGCCGTGAACGACGACCTCAACCAGACCCTGAACCTGAACTACGCGCTCCTGAGGAACAACCGCAAAGCCGCTCTCGCCGGTTTCCTCGAGGCCATGCGCCGAAAGTTTCCCCAGCTCACCTGGACTGACGCTTCTCTGGAACGAGCGCTGGCGGAACTCCAGCAGCCCAACGCGAGAGGGCAGCTACAACCCTATTGCCAGGTACTCATCTACTGGCTCAAGAAGCGCATGGGCCTTCTTCCAAAGGCCCATCGCGCGTGAGCGGCGAAAGCCGCTCCTCACAAGCTCAAGAGCCGATCGTCAGTTCACGTCCCAGCACGCGGCGATCTCCGCGCACGCGAGCTCCAGGTTGCCCAGCCGGCGCTGCTGCGCCTTGGGCGCCACGTACACCTTGCCCGCGAACACGTCGAACACGCGCACCAGCCGGTGGTCCACCGGCCCGCGCTGCTGCAGGTGCTGCTCAGCGTACATGTGGAGCACCGTGGCGATGTACTGCCCCGACTGCTCGGTCAGCGGCGTGTGCTTGGAGAAATAGAGCTTCAGCAGCCCCGAGTGCATCTGCCCGTGACGGTCCACGCTGCGCAGGATGAGCTCCGGGCGCACGTTGATCGTCACTCCCGACAGCGCCATCGGCGGCAGCTCCGCGTCCGCGGGGCTCGCCACGGCGTTCGTCAGCGCCAGCTCGTCGGCCGAGGCCAGGAAGCGCTGGAGCGCCTCGGCGCACAGCGCCAGCCGGTGCGCGTCGAAGTCCGTCTCCGGCGTGGCGTTGAGCATCCGCCGCTGGTGGTAGCGCAGGATGACCTCGTCGCGGCCGCCGCAGAGGAACTCGACGATGGCCTGGGCGGCCTCGGGGTAGCGCAGGTACTGGGGGTCCGGCGGGTTCTTCTGGGCGTGGATGATGCGCTTGCGCAGCGCGGGCGTCGCGGTGAGGTACTGCCCCAGCTTGTTGACCGAGACGCACGGATTCTCACGGATTTCAGCCATCGATCGACCCTTCCTTGCCGTTGCGGGAATGAAGAGAGACTACCGAGCGGGTCTGACATTCCTCGGGGCGACAGGACCGCCGCCGAAGGGGTTGCCCACGACCTGGGAGATGGCCTCTCATGCCCGCCGGGGGAGCCCGGTTCCCGAAGGGCTGTCACCCTCCCGCGATAGAATGGAGCCCCGCGCATGAGATACCCGCCCCGGCTGGGACACCTCGCCACCCGCCCGGTGGTGGTGAACCGGCTCGTCCCCACCTACGCGAAGGCCCACAACATCGACGAGCAGGAGGCCTCGCAGCGCCTGACGCGCGCCCTCGCCGGCCGCATCTGGGAGGACCTGCTGGCCGCCACGTGGGAGGCCATGAAGGGCCGCGTGAAGCGCCTGGACGAGCTGCGGCTGCTCGACAAGGTGTTCAACACGCTCGAGGAGCGCCCCCTGCGCTACGGCCGCGCCATGGAGACCAACCCCGCCTGGAGCGCCTTCATGATGATGTTGGACCTGGAGATCGGCACCGCCGGGGACGCCGCCCGGCGCGTCATGGAGACCGAGCAGGGCCGCAAGATGATGGCCGCAGGGCTCGCCGAGGCCGGAATGTTCCTCGCCACCGAGCTGACCAAGGGGAAGTGACGCTCACCCGGAAGTGGCATTTTCGGGGCCCCCTGGCTGTTCGCTACACTCGATCCCCCGAGAGACCCGCGCGTGCTCATCCGCTACTCCGACTGGAAGCGCCCCACCGACGACGCCTACGCGTTCCAGCTCCGCGCGGCCTCCGCCGGAACGGAGGGGTTCATTCCGGCCATCCCGAGCGCCGGCACCCGCAGCGACATCCGGGAGGTGGCTCGCCTGGCGCTCGCGGACGGAGAGGCGGACCGCTTCGAGAAGCGGATCGACCGCTGGAGCGGCCCCGAGGACGCCATCCCCGAGACGGGTGAGAAGCCCTACGAGAGCCAGCAGCACACCTTCGAGGAGCTCACCTGGCGTGACGCGCTGACGATGGACGACATCGAGCAGGCGCTGCGAGGCACCGTCCTGGTGCTGCGCCGCCCGTCCGGCCCCACCGACTACGTGCTGCGCGACCACCACATGCTCGACGTGGCGCTCTACCACTACCGCACCACGGGCGAGCTGCCGCGCGCCCTCTTCCACGCGGACCGGCACTCGGACTGGTGCAAGGACAGCTACCTGGAGGCCCGCCGCCCGCAGCAGGCCGCCACCTGGTGGGCGCTCATCGAGGGCCTCAAGCGTCCAGGCAGCGCCTCCGCCGTCCTCCGCGAACAAGACGTCTTCTTCACCACCGCCGCCGCCCAGCGCGCCGCCTGGATGAGCGGCCGGGACGTGGGCGTGTCCGTGCGCGTGCCTGGCTTCCTGGACCCCGACCAGCTCCACTGGCGCCAGGTCCTCGAGCAGCCCGGCGCCACCGAGGCGGACTGGGTCTCCCTGGATCTGGACTTCTTCCAGCCCTCGCCGCAGCTCCGCCTCAGCCGAGGGCTGCTGAGGGACGCGCGCTTCCACGGCCTCGTCACCGGCGCCCGGGTGCGCACCTTCGTCCTCTCGCCCCAGTTCACCAACGGTGGGGACAAGATTGACCCATGGGAGATCCAGGGAAACCTGCACTCCACGCTTCGCCTGCTCAACCTGCTGCGCCAGCTGCCGGGAAGCGTCCGGCTCGAGGGCTGAGCCCTCACCGTGTCACTTCTGACACGTCGGAACGCCCCGCTGACGCGTCGAGTTCGCTGACACGGATGCTCTGCCCCCAGAGTGAAATTCCGCTCCCGCGAAATACTTGAGTCGAACTTCACCTTTTCGTGAAACACGATAAGAATCGCGGCGCGCGGTAGGGTGGCGGTACCCCGTTGGTCCTCTATGTCTCAGGACAAAGTCAAATTCCCTGAGCAGGAGTCCTCGGGAGAACCCGAGCGGCCGGAGCCCTCCTCCGCGATGGGGAGGCCCGCGCCCAACCCACCGGGTGAGCTGTCCCCCACCAACCTGCGCCCGGACAGCCAGAACGGCGAGCAGTGGTGGGCGCCCCCGGAGAACACGCCGGAGCAGGTGGCCAAGGCGCCAGCGCCCGAGGTGAAGGATCCGCTGATTGGCCTGGTGGTGGGCAGCTTCCGCCTGGTGCGCAAGCTGGGCGGCGGCGGCATGGGCAACGTCTACCTGGGCGAGCACACCCTCATCGGCAGCAAGGTGGCGGTGAAGTTCCTCCACGAGCACTTCGCTTCCAACGAAGCCCTCGTCCAGCGCTTCCTGGCCGAAGCCCGCGCCGTCAACCTCATCGGCCATGAGAACATCATCAACATCTTCGACATGAACGTGCTGCCGCCCCGGCGGCACTACCTCGTCATGGAGTACCTCGAGGGCAGCCCCCTGTCCGCGATGACGGGGAGCGCGCAGCAGCCCTCGGTCGTCGTGCCGATCCTCAGCCAGGTGTGTGACGCGCTGCAGGCCGCGCACGTCAACGGCGTGGTCCACCGCGACTTGAAGCCGGAGAACATCTTCCTGGTGCGGCACGACCGCACGCCCCACTTCGTGAAGGTGCTGGACTTCGGCATCGCCAAGCTGCTGGACGGGGTGAGCCCGGGACAGACGTCGCTGGGCACCATCATCGGCACCCCCGAGTACATGGCCCCCGAGCAGTGGGCGGGCAAGGGCGTGGACGGGCGCACGGACCTGTACGCCCTGGGCATCATCGCCTACGAGCTGCTCACCGGGCGCACTCCCTTCGGCAAGGGCGGGCTGGGCAGCCTGCTGCATGCCCACCTGCAGGAGATGCCCGCCGCCCCCCACGAGGTGAACCGCCAGGTGCCGGTGGCCCTCTCGCAGGTCGTCATGCGCGCCATGGCCAAGCGCCCGGAGGATCGCTTCCGGAGCGCCAGCGAGATGCGCGCGGCCCTGGAGCAGGCCCTCACGGCCCCCGAGTCCGTGCCGACGCCGAAGCTCATCGCGCCCCCACCCGCCGCGAGCGCGCCCCCGCCCCCGCTCCCCGCGGACACGGCCATGGGCATCCCGCCCACCGCGCCCGCCCCGCCCCGCCGCTCCATGTCTCCCCCGCCGGGCGACATCGCCGTGCGGGTGGTGCTCGCGCCGGGCACGGACGCGGTCCGCCTGAACTGCACCGACCTGAGCCGCGCGGGCGCCTTCCTCTGCACCGAGGGCGTCATGCCCCCGCTGCGCTCGCGCGTGTCCATCACCTTCGAGCCGCGAGACAGGCCCCTCACCTGCATGGGCGAGGTGGTCCGCCACGTCACCCCCGAGCAGGCCTCCGCCTGGGCCATGCGCGCGGGCTTCGCCATCCAGTTCGTCGATCTCTCCACCGAGGCCCGGGACGCCCTGGTGCGGCTGGCCCAGGGGCAGAGCCCCGCCCCCGCGCCGCCCAAGGCCACCACGGATGATCCGCAGGCGGAGGCGCTGCTGGCCATGCTGCAGCGGCGCATGAGCAGCGATCCGTACGTGCTGCTGTCGCTGCCGCTGGACGCCACCTTCGATGACGTGCGGCAGCACGCTCGCGCCGCCCTGAGCGCCCTGGAGAACATCGCCACCCGGCCGCTGTCGGCCCGGCAGTCGAAGGAGCTGTCCGACATGCGCTCGCGCGTGGAGAAGGCCGCGGACCTGCTCGGCCATGCCCGCCAGCGCATCGAGCACGACGCCTGGCGCGCCAACTTCGCCGGAGTGGCCCGGTGCATCTCCAGCGGCCTGACGGCCAGCGAGATCGAGTCCCTGCGCGCCCGCTTCCTGCTGGCCCACCCCGGAGCCGAGGCCCGCGAGCGCATCCACTCCACCACCGCGTCCGCCTGGGAGGGCCAGAGCCGCGTCGACCTGGCCCTGGCGGAGTACGAGAAGGCGCTCACCGCCGATCCGCTCAACCTGTCGCTCCAACAGCGGTACTGGAGTCTGAAGCAGCGCGGGAAACCCACGCCGGCCCCGGATTCCAAGGGCCAGGACATCCCGGGACTGCGCCGCCGACCTGGCCGCTCGTAGCGCGGCGAGGCAACGTTGTCGGGAGCACTCGGAGCGCCAGCACGGGTTCTGTCTTCAGGGAGGCCACTGCTAGGACTGTCCTGCCGTCCTCGCCCTCGTGCCTGCTCCTGGAGAACTCATCCCATGCGCGACACCGCGGCCATGTCCCCGCTTCCTCGCCTGCACCTTCCGCCCGCCGTTCCGGGCCTGCCCCTGGTGGGAAACCTCCCGCGGCTGCTGCGGCGCAGGCTCGACTTCCTCGAGCAGGCACGCCAGCGACACGGCGACATCTTCCGGCTGCGCCTGGGGCCCGCCGAGGCCGTGGCGCTGTGCCACCCGCGCCACGCCCAGCACGTGCTGGTGGACAACGGGCCCAACTACATCAAGGGCGGGCCCTTCTGGGACTCGGTGCGGACCTTCATGGGCAACGGGCTGCCCGTGAGCGACGGTGAGTACTGGCGTAGGCAGCGCCGGCTGCTCCAGCCCGCCTTCCACCACCAGCGGCTCGTCACCCTGGCCGAGCGGCTGGTGGAGACCCTGGACGAGAGCCTGGCCGAGCGCTGGGACGAGGCCGCTCGGACGGGTGAGCCCTTCAACGCCGCCCAGGCCTTCACCCACATGACGATGCACCTGCTGGTGCGCACCATGTTCGGCGGCGGGCTGTCGCAGGCCGAGGCCGAGCAGGCCGAGCAGGCCATGGTCTACATCATCCACTTCATGCTGAAGGGGATGGTGAGCCGGTTGCTGCCACCGTGGGTGCCAATCCCAGGACACGCGCGCTACCGCGCCGCCATCGAGGCCATGGACTCGGTCATCTTCCGGATGATCGAGCGGGGCGAGCACGACGCCGAGCTGGGCGACACCCTGCTCTCCCTGATGGGGCAGGCCGTCGATGCGGAGACGGGCGAGCGGATGACGACGAAGCAGATCCGGGACGAGGCCATCGCGCTCTTCGTCGCGGGCTTCGAGACCACGACGACGGGCCTGGCGTGGGCGCTCCATGCGCTGACGCAGCAGCCGGAGGTCGCCCGGCGGCTCCAGGCGGAGGTGGACAGCGTGCTGGGCACGCGCGCGCCGCGGTTCGAGGATCTGCGGCGGCTCTCCTATACGCGCTGCATATTGCAGGAGACGCTCCGGCTGTACTCGCCGGTGTACTGGCTGCCCCGGACACCGCTGGAGGATGACGAGCTCGACGGCTACCGCATCCCCGCGGGGACGCTGGTGGGCGTCCTCTCGCACCTCATCCACCGCCGCCCGGACATCTGGGAGTCTCCCGAGCGCTTCGATCCCGACCGCTTCTCCCCCGAGCGCTCCGAGGGGCGCCCCAAGCTGGCGTGGCTGGCCTTCGGCGGCGGCCAGCGGCAGTGCATCGGCAAGGAGTTCGCCCTGATGGAGGGGCAGTTCATCCTGGCGCGCATCGCGCAGCGCTACCGCGTCACGGCGATTCCCGGGAAGCTGGCGCAGCCGCAGTTCGCCACCACCCTGCGCGCCCGGGATGGCGTCTGGGTGCACCTGGCTCCGCGCTGATCTCCGACGAGGAAGGTCTTTATCCCACCTGAAAGCTGTGCGGGCCCGCGCCCTGCTTCCGAAGCGGACGCGAAAAGCCTGCGCGGCCCAGGCGCTCGCATAGACGCATCCCAGAGGAAGGGCTGTGCACGCACCTTGCAAACGATGGCGACGGGCTCCGCACCCAGGCGCCCGAGACGTGGTTCGAGGAAGGCAGATCCTTATGCGTCAGCAAGGCACGAACGCTCCCGAGCAGACCCTGAAGCCCGAGGAGGCGTCGGGTGAGACCGCGCCCGGGGTGGCCGCTCGTCCGGAGTCCGCCCCCACGCAATTGCGCGCGCGCCCCGAGGAGAAGGATCCGCTGCTGGGCGCGGTGGTGGGCAGCTTCCGCCTGGTGCGCAAGCTGGGCGGCGGCGGCATGGGCAACGTCTACCTGGCCGAGCACACCGTCATCGGCAGCAAGGTGGCGGTGAAGTTCCTCCACGAGCACTTCGCCACCAACGAGGCCCTCGTCCAGCGCTTCCTGGCCGAAGCCCGCGCCGTCAACCTCATCGGCCACGAGAACATCGTCAACATCTTCGACATGAGCGTGCTGCCGCCTCGGAGGCACTACCTCGTCATGGAGTACCTCGAGGGCCAGTCGCTGGCCTCGCTCCTGCGTCGCCCGGTGCCGCCAGCGGTGGCCGTGCCGATCCTCACCCAGGTCTGCGATGCGCTGCAGGCGGCTCACGCGCACGGCGTCATCCACCGCGACTTGAAGCCGGAGAACATCTTCCTGGTGCGGCGCGACCGCACGCCCCACTTCGTGAAGGTGCTGGACTTCGGCGTCGCCAAGCTGCTCGACCGCAACGTGGGCCAGGCCCAGACTTCGGTGGGGACGCTGCTGGGCACTCCCGAGTACATGGCCCCCGAGCAGTGGACGGGCCAGCCGGTGGATGGACGCACGGACCTGTACGCGCTGGGGCTCATCGCCTACGTGATGCTCACGGGCCGGCGGCCCTTCAGCGGAGAGGGGCTGGGCGAGCAGCTGCAGGCCCACCTGAGGCAGGTGCCGATGTCCCCGCACGGGGTGCGGCCCGAGGTGCCGGCCGCCCTCTCGGACGTCGTCATGCGCGCCATCGCCAAGCGGCCGGAGGACCGGTTCCAGACCGCGAGCGAGCTGCGCGCCGCGCTGGAGCGAGCCATGGCGCCGTCGGCCATGCCCATCGCGGCCACGGTGGTGAGGGCGCATCCGCCCAGCCTCGAGTCCCCCCGGCATACGCCGATGGCGATGCCCCGGGTGCAGGTGACGCCGATGGCCGAGCTCGCCGCCCGGATGACGCCGGCCCCCGTGGCCCGTGCCACCCCGATGGCGCTCCCCACCGCCCCAGCCACGCCGCTGGCCACGCCCGTGCTCCGAGCCCCCGCGACGGCCGCGCCGGTGGCCCCGCTGACTCCGCCCATGGCGCCCTCCTCCCCGTCCGCGGCCCCCCGCGTGGCGGATGTGATTGCCTGGGTGGGGTTCCCGCCGGGGGCCGAGTCCCAGCGCATGGCCTGCACCGCGCTGACGCGTGCGGGCGCCTTCCTGTGCAGTGATGGAGCCCTCCCCGCGCTGCGCTCGCGCGTGTCGCTCATGCTGGAGCTGAACGACAGGCTGCTGCCCTGCACGGGCGAAGTGGTGCGCCATGTCCTCCCCGCCGAGGCCGCCTCCTGGGGAATGCGCGCGGGCTTCGCCATCCAGTTCGTCAACCTGTCCGCCGAGCTCCGGGACGCCCTGGACCGGCTGGCCCACGGACACACGCCGGCACCCCTGAAGCCCGCGAAGACGCTGCCGGACGATCCGCGGGCGGAGGCGCTGCTGGGCGCGCTGCTCCACCACATGAGCAGCGATCCCTACGCGCTGCTGTCGCTGCCGCAGGACGCCACCTTCGACGACGTGCGCAACCACGTGCGCGACATCCAACGCTCCGTGGAGGCGATTGCCGCCCGGCCGCTGTCGGCCCGCCAGATGAGGGATCTCGCCGAGGTGCGCTCGCGCGTGGAGCGGGCGGCGGACCTGCTCGGTCAGCCCCGGCAGCGCATCGAGCACGATGCCCGGCACGGCAACTACCCGGGCGTGGCCCGGTGCATCTCCAGCGGGCTGACGGCCACGGAGATCGAGACCCTGCGCGCCCGCTACCTGCAGGCCCACCCCGGCGCGGAGATGCGGGGAAGGATGCACGCCACGAGCGCCGCCTCCTGGGAGGCCCAGGGGAAGATCGATCCGGCGCTGACGGAGTACGAGAAGGCGCTGAGCGCCGACCCGCTCAACCTGCCCCTCCAGCAGCGCTACTGGAGCCTCAAGCGCCGAGACCCGCGCCAGGGCTCGGGTGCCACGCCGGCTCCCGCTCGGCTGAAGACTCCCTCCGGCAGGTTCGCGAGCATCCCCGAGCCTCCCTCCACGAGGTAGGCCCGGGCCAGGCCGCCGGGACGGACAGGCCTACTTCGGCATGAAGCCGAAGGCCTTGAGCATGATGAGGGCGATGCCCATCAGGCTCTCGCCGGCGATGAGGCCGGAGCCCACGGGGAACACCGTCGCCTCGGCCAGCTTCGGCTTGCGGCGGCGCAGGTACTCCGCGATGGCCGCGCCGATGAAGAAGCTGATCGAGCTGGAGCCGGGGATGACGATGGCCAGCCCGAAGCCCGCGGCGGAGGGAATGAAGGGCTTGGCCTTCTTCGGCGCCCACCGCTCCAGCAGCACCAGGACGATGCCCAGCGTGGCGCCGCACACCGCCCCGATGCGAGCGCTCGGGTGCAGCGCCTCGATGCCCACCGAGAGCATCTGGGAGACGCCGGCCCACACCAGGGCGCCCGGCGCGGGGAACTGGTCGGTGCCCAGCACGCTGGCGTCCGGCACGAGCAGGTGGAAGGCGGGCACCACGACGATGGCGCCGGCCACCACGCCGAAGAGCTGGCCGATGAACTGCTGCCGCGGGTTGGCGCCCAGCAGCCACCCGGACTTGAGGTCCGTCAGCAGGTCCGCCGAGTGCAGGCCCACGCCGCCGGTGGCGTTGGCGCTCATCACGTTGGCCGCGATGTTGCCCGGCGCCAGGCCGCCGTAGATGAGCTGGGTGACGGGCCCCAGCGCCTTGGTGGGCGTGGTGTCCGTCTCGCCGGTGACGCGCGCGGCGATGACGCCCATGATGACCGCCAGCGGCAGCGCGAGCACGCCCGCCCACACGGGGATCTGGAAGAGGTACGCCATGAGCGCCACGGCGATGGGGCCCATGATGGCGAAGCCCAGGGGGAACCACGCGGGCGGGCACTCGATGTCCGCCAGCGGATCGGCGGCGGCGTCCTCCTTCTTCTTCCCGAACAGCCCCGACAGCGCCTTGAAGGAGCGCGCCACGCTGCGCCACTGGAACGCGAAGGACAGCAGTCCCGAGGACACGAGCAGGGCCGCGCCCGTCCACAGCGTCCACGTGTTGATGGCCTTGAAGGTGACGGCGGTGATGACGCCCTGGTCGAACATGGCCGGGGCGAGGAAGCCGTAGGTGAGCACCGCGCCCAGGAGCATGGACCAGCCGGTCTTCCAGCTCATCAGCGCCCCGGCGCCCACCAGCAGCAGGCTCAAGTCGAGGGACAGCCCCCAGTCCCCGGCGGGGCGGCCGCGGATGGTGATGAACGGCAGGCTCACCTTG contains these protein-coding regions:
- a CDS encoding retron system putative HNH endonuclease; amino-acid sequence: MRHIRKGPEPQSLLAYRQTEGASYDGLPQEAKDDIRAQLAREQGFLCCYCMQRITPDLHGMKIEHWAPQGDPATRHRQLDWKNLLGACRGNEGQPLRAQHCDTRKGDIPLTVNPSDERCEQLVRFLADGSIESGTPAVNDDLNQTLNLNYALLRNNRKAALAGFLEAMRRKFPQLTWTDASLERALAELQQPNARGQLQPYCQVLIYWLKKRMGLLPKAHRA
- a CDS encoding OPT family oligopeptide transporter, which produces MSHPAPNEKPSHVPVEAPPGAASAAAQDPERYWLENVYQGGVRQLTPRAVIAGMLIGMVMCLSNLYVILKTGWSMGVTLTACILAFSVFSLLRQVGVFRNDFSPLENNAMGSVASAAGYMTGGGNMHAVPALLMLTGTLPGTGWLVLWLTVVAILGVVAAIPIKRQLVNIEALPFPTGTATAETIQALHGHGEVARQKSRLLGGAGLIGAVIAVLRESKSAWLDTHAPALLRLPLIPAKVSLPFITIRGRPAGDWGLSLDLSLLLVGAGALMSWKTGWSMLLGAVLTYGFLAPAMFDQGVITAVTFKAINTWTLWTGAALLVSSGLLSFAFQWRSVARSFKALSGLFGKKKEDAAADPLADIECPPAWFPLGFAIMGPIAVALMAYLFQIPVWAGVLALPLAVIMGVIAARVTGETDTTPTKALGPVTQLIYGGLAPGNIAANVMSANATGGVGLHSADLLTDLKSGWLLGANPRQQFIGQLFGVVAGAIVVVPAFHLLVPDASVLGTDQFPAPGALVWAGVSQMLSVGIEALHPSARIGAVCGATLGIVLVLLERWAPKKAKPFIPSAAGFGLAIVIPGSSSISFFIGAAIAEYLRRRKPKLAEATVFPVGSGLIAGESLMGIALIMLKAFGFMPK
- a CDS encoding cytochrome P450, giving the protein MRDTAAMSPLPRLHLPPAVPGLPLVGNLPRLLRRRLDFLEQARQRHGDIFRLRLGPAEAVALCHPRHAQHVLVDNGPNYIKGGPFWDSVRTFMGNGLPVSDGEYWRRQRRLLQPAFHHQRLVTLAERLVETLDESLAERWDEAARTGEPFNAAQAFTHMTMHLLVRTMFGGGLSQAEAEQAEQAMVYIIHFMLKGMVSRLLPPWVPIPGHARYRAAIEAMDSVIFRMIERGEHDAELGDTLLSLMGQAVDAETGERMTTKQIRDEAIALFVAGFETTTTGLAWALHALTQQPEVARRLQAEVDSVLGTRAPRFEDLRRLSYTRCILQETLRLYSPVYWLPRTPLEDDELDGYRIPAGTLVGVLSHLIHRRPDIWESPERFDPDRFSPERSEGRPKLAWLAFGGGQRQCIGKEFALMEGQFILARIAQRYRVTAIPGKLAQPQFATTLRARDGVWVHLAPR
- a CDS encoding serine/threonine-protein kinase — protein: MGRPAPNPPGELSPTNLRPDSQNGEQWWAPPENTPEQVAKAPAPEVKDPLIGLVVGSFRLVRKLGGGGMGNVYLGEHTLIGSKVAVKFLHEHFASNEALVQRFLAEARAVNLIGHENIINIFDMNVLPPRRHYLVMEYLEGSPLSAMTGSAQQPSVVVPILSQVCDALQAAHVNGVVHRDLKPENIFLVRHDRTPHFVKVLDFGIAKLLDGVSPGQTSLGTIIGTPEYMAPEQWAGKGVDGRTDLYALGIIAYELLTGRTPFGKGGLGSLLHAHLQEMPAAPHEVNRQVPVALSQVVMRAMAKRPEDRFRSASEMRAALEQALTAPESVPTPKLIAPPPAASAPPPPLPADTAMGIPPTAPAPPRRSMSPPPGDIAVRVVLAPGTDAVRLNCTDLSRAGAFLCTEGVMPPLRSRVSITFEPRDRPLTCMGEVVRHVTPEQASAWAMRAGFAIQFVDLSTEARDALVRLAQGQSPAPAPPKATTDDPQAEALLAMLQRRMSSDPYVLLSLPLDATFDDVRQHARAALSALENIATRPLSARQSKELSDMRSRVEKAADLLGHARQRIEHDAWRANFAGVARCISSGLTASEIESLRARFLLAHPGAEARERIHSTTASAWEGQSRVDLALAEYEKALTADPLNLSLQQRYWSLKQRGKPTPAPDSKGQDIPGLRRRPGRS
- a CDS encoding serine/threonine-protein kinase; its protein translation is MRQQGTNAPEQTLKPEEASGETAPGVAARPESAPTQLRARPEEKDPLLGAVVGSFRLVRKLGGGGMGNVYLAEHTVIGSKVAVKFLHEHFATNEALVQRFLAEARAVNLIGHENIVNIFDMSVLPPRRHYLVMEYLEGQSLASLLRRPVPPAVAVPILTQVCDALQAAHAHGVIHRDLKPENIFLVRRDRTPHFVKVLDFGVAKLLDRNVGQAQTSVGTLLGTPEYMAPEQWTGQPVDGRTDLYALGLIAYVMLTGRRPFSGEGLGEQLQAHLRQVPMSPHGVRPEVPAALSDVVMRAIAKRPEDRFQTASELRAALERAMAPSAMPIAATVVRAHPPSLESPRHTPMAMPRVQVTPMAELAARMTPAPVARATPMALPTAPATPLATPVLRAPATAAPVAPLTPPMAPSSPSAAPRVADVIAWVGFPPGAESQRMACTALTRAGAFLCSDGALPALRSRVSLMLELNDRLLPCTGEVVRHVLPAEAASWGMRAGFAIQFVNLSAELRDALDRLAHGHTPAPLKPAKTLPDDPRAEALLGALLHHMSSDPYALLSLPQDATFDDVRNHVRDIQRSVEAIAARPLSARQMRDLAEVRSRVERAADLLGQPRQRIEHDARHGNYPGVARCISSGLTATEIETLRARYLQAHPGAEMRGRMHATSAASWEAQGKIDPALTEYEKALSADPLNLPLQQRYWSLKRRDPRQGSGATPAPARLKTPSGRFASIPEPPSTR